A portion of the Acidisarcina polymorpha genome contains these proteins:
- the kdpB gene encoding potassium-transporting ATPase subunit KdpB — MATEKLSLWNPGILRQAFVGAFTKLNPRLMVKNPVMFVVEVGSVLTTALFIQDLIQHKPGISFNLQITLWLWFTVLFANFAEAMAEGRGKAQADTLRKAKGETMAYRFRADGTIEAVSSSQLRTGDVIEVKAGQSIAGDGEVIEGVASVDESAITGESAPVIREAGGDRSAVTGGTRVLSDWVKIKITSNPGETFLDRMIALVEGAERQKTPNEIALSILLSGLTIVFLLAVATLQPFAIYSHAPQTVFVLVSLLVCLIPTTIGGLLSAIGIAGMDRLVQYNVLAMSGRAVEAAGDVNTLLLDKTGTITLGNRQATEFFPAPEISTERLADAAQLASFSDETPEGRSIVVLAKEKYNLRGRDLTGMHAEFVPFTAQTRMSGIDLPGTKIRKGSADAIAKYLESLGSSMPRKVTDKVEEIARLGGTPLVVVENNTALGVVYLKDIVKGGLKDRLARLRAMGIRTIMITGDNPLTAAVIAREAGVDDFLAEAKPKDKMDLIKREQAKGKLVAMTGDGTNDAPALAQADVGVAMNSGTQAAKEAGNMVDLDSNPTKLIEIVEIGKQLLMTRGALTTFSIANDVAKYFAIIPAMFAGVFPVLNALNIMHLKTPHSAILSAVIFNALIIIALVPLALKGVKYEPKSAQALLQRNLLIYGVGGIIVPFLGIKVIDVLLTTLHLA, encoded by the coding sequence ATGGCTACCGAAAAATTAAGCCTTTGGAATCCGGGCATTCTGCGACAGGCGTTCGTGGGCGCGTTCACGAAACTCAACCCCCGCCTGATGGTCAAGAATCCCGTCATGTTCGTCGTCGAAGTGGGCAGTGTGCTGACCACCGCGCTCTTCATCCAGGATCTGATACAGCATAAGCCAGGGATCAGCTTCAATTTGCAGATCACGCTCTGGCTGTGGTTCACAGTATTATTCGCGAACTTCGCCGAGGCTATGGCCGAGGGGCGCGGCAAGGCGCAAGCCGACACGCTCCGCAAGGCCAAAGGGGAAACAATGGCCTATCGTTTCCGCGCCGACGGCACGATCGAGGCAGTATCGAGTTCCCAGCTCCGCACCGGTGACGTGATTGAAGTCAAAGCCGGTCAGTCCATCGCAGGCGATGGCGAAGTGATCGAGGGAGTCGCCTCGGTCGATGAATCAGCGATCACCGGCGAATCGGCTCCCGTGATTCGCGAGGCTGGCGGTGATCGGTCGGCGGTGACCGGCGGCACGAGAGTGCTCTCCGATTGGGTCAAGATCAAGATCACCTCCAATCCGGGAGAGACCTTTCTGGACCGCATGATTGCGCTCGTCGAGGGCGCGGAGCGGCAGAAGACGCCGAATGAAATTGCCTTAAGCATTCTGCTTTCCGGACTTACGATCGTCTTCCTGCTCGCGGTCGCGACACTGCAGCCCTTCGCGATTTACTCGCATGCGCCGCAGACAGTCTTCGTGCTGGTCTCGCTGCTGGTCTGCCTCATTCCGACCACAATTGGAGGACTGCTGTCGGCAATCGGGATCGCGGGCATGGACCGGCTGGTGCAATATAACGTCCTGGCGATGTCCGGCCGCGCGGTAGAGGCAGCTGGGGACGTGAACACGCTGCTGCTCGACAAGACCGGCACCATCACCCTCGGCAATCGCCAAGCGACTGAATTCTTCCCCGCTCCGGAGATCAGTACCGAGCGACTCGCGGACGCAGCGCAACTCGCTTCGTTCTCCGATGAAACCCCCGAAGGTCGATCGATCGTCGTGCTCGCGAAAGAGAAGTACAACTTGCGCGGACGCGACCTGACTGGGATGCACGCCGAGTTCGTGCCTTTTACCGCACAGACCCGCATGTCCGGCATCGATCTGCCCGGAACGAAGATCCGCAAAGGCTCCGCCGACGCGATTGCAAAGTATCTCGAGTCGCTCGGCTCCTCGATGCCCCGTAAGGTGACCGACAAGGTGGAGGAGATTGCCCGTCTCGGTGGCACTCCGCTCGTCGTGGTCGAGAACAACACCGCGCTTGGCGTCGTCTACTTGAAAGACATTGTGAAGGGCGGCTTAAAAGACCGGCTGGCGCGGCTGCGCGCGATGGGCATTCGCACCATCATGATTACCGGCGACAATCCATTGACCGCGGCGGTGATCGCGCGCGAAGCCGGCGTCGACGACTTCCTCGCGGAAGCGAAGCCGAAAGACAAGATGGATCTGATTAAGCGCGAGCAGGCCAAGGGCAAGCTGGTGGCGATGACCGGCGACGGCACCAACGATGCTCCCGCCCTAGCCCAGGCCGACGTCGGAGTCGCGATGAACTCAGGGACTCAAGCCGCGAAAGAAGCGGGCAATATGGTCGACCTCGACTCCAATCCCACCAAGCTGATCGAGATCGTCGAGATCGGCAAGCAATTATTGATGACGCGAGGGGCGCTCACAACCTTCTCCATCGCCAACGACGTCGCCAAATATTTCGCCATCATTCCAGCCATGTTCGCCGGCGTGTTTCCCGTTCTCAATGCACTGAACATCATGCACTTGAAGACGCCGCACTCGGCGATTCTGTCGGCGGTCATCTTCAACGCGTTGATCATCATCGCGCTGGTGCCGCTCGCGCTCAAAGGTGTTAAGTATGAACCGAAGTCGGCGCAGGCGCTGTTGCAGCGCAATCTCCTGATCTATGGAGTTGGCGGCATCATCGTGCCGTTTCTCGGGATCAAAGTCATCGACGTCCTTCTGACCACCTTACATCTGGCTTAA
- the kdpC gene encoding potassium-transporting ATPase subunit KdpC — MFGSSLKIAIRFTLCTTLLLGLAYPLLVTGFAQLVLRHQANGGLVSRDGTVIGSQLIGQNFSSEKYFHSRPSAAGNGYDASNSSGSNLAASSQKLVTRIQGDVAKASTDNPSQPVPIDLVTASASGLDPDITPAAANYQIHRIAQARKLSDDAVAKLVSTHITPRQFGFLGEPRVNVLELNLALDEMSKTTQE, encoded by the coding sequence ATGTTCGGATCGTCCTTAAAGATCGCCATTCGCTTTACGCTCTGCACCACACTGTTGCTTGGTCTCGCCTATCCGCTCCTGGTAACCGGCTTCGCTCAACTCGTCTTGAGACATCAAGCAAACGGCGGCCTGGTCTCTCGCGACGGTACAGTCATCGGATCGCAGCTGATTGGGCAGAATTTTTCCTCGGAAAAGTACTTCCACAGCCGTCCCTCCGCTGCCGGGAACGGCTATGACGCCAGCAACTCGAGCGGGTCGAACCTGGCTGCCTCGAGCCAGAAGCTGGTGACGCGGATCCAAGGAGATGTCGCCAAGGCCAGCACCGACAATCCGTCGCAACCGGTTCCTATCGATCTGGTGACAGCCTCTGCTTCCGGGCTCGATCCGGACATTACACCCGCGGCAGCGAATTATCAGATCCACCGTATAGCCCAGGCGAGGAAACTCAGCGACGACGCAGTCGCCAAGCTTGTCAGCACCCATATCACTCCCCGTCAATTCGGATTTCTGGGAGAGCCCCGCGTCAATGTACTTGAATTGAACCTCGCCTTGGATGAGATGTCCAAGACAACTCAGGAATAG
- a CDS encoding NADP-dependent oxidoreductase: MKAVVLKAYGDVDQLIYEEVEKPKPGAGEVLVRIAATSINPIDFKLRSGAMKAQMPLQLPTILGRDLAGEVAELGEGVAGLHIGQRVLALANNTYAEYATVKGELVAAIPDGLSFEQAAALPLVTLTGAQLIERGVKIKQGQSVIITGGLGGVGRTAIFVAMQHHGQVIAAVRSSQMAEAEALGTLALVALEDEEGLSAFQQIDAFADTIGGAVAAKLFKYLRSGAVYASVVGVPEEAKNYDIHAEAVYSQPDAARLSQLAAEVAANRLKIPVAKVMKLSEIREAHHLAEAGGVRGKIVLTP, encoded by the coding sequence ATGAAGGCAGTCGTTTTGAAGGCGTATGGCGATGTTGATCAGCTGATCTATGAAGAGGTAGAAAAACCGAAGCCTGGCGCCGGGGAGGTACTAGTTCGAATCGCCGCAACCAGCATCAACCCAATCGACTTTAAGTTGAGAAGCGGCGCGATGAAGGCGCAAATGCCGCTGCAGTTGCCAACGATTCTTGGCCGCGACCTTGCCGGGGAAGTAGCCGAGCTGGGGGAGGGTGTCGCTGGATTGCACATCGGCCAACGGGTTTTGGCGCTCGCAAACAACACCTACGCCGAATATGCGACCGTCAAGGGTGAGTTAGTGGCGGCGATTCCTGATGGCTTAAGCTTCGAACAGGCGGCCGCGTTGCCGCTTGTTACCCTGACAGGAGCGCAGTTGATCGAGCGCGGTGTAAAGATCAAGCAAGGTCAATCGGTCATCATCACTGGCGGCCTGGGCGGTGTAGGGCGTACTGCCATCTTTGTGGCCATGCAGCACCACGGCCAGGTGATTGCGGCAGTTCGTTCCAGCCAGATGGCCGAAGCGGAAGCACTTGGCACTCTGGCTCTAGTCGCGCTGGAAGATGAGGAAGGCCTGTCAGCGTTCCAGCAGATTGATGCTTTCGCCGATACGATCGGCGGGGCCGTCGCCGCCAAGCTCTTCAAGTATCTTCGCTCGGGGGCCGTTTATGCGTCGGTTGTTGGCGTCCCGGAGGAGGCCAAGAATTACGACATCCATGCCGAAGCAGTCTACTCGCAGCCAGATGCTGCCCGGCTTTCTCAGCTAGCTGCAGAGGTGGCGGCGAACCGCCTCAAAATACCCGTTGCCAAAGTCATGAAACTTTCAGAGATTCGCGAGGCGCACCATCTGGCAGAGGCCGGCGGCGTTCGTGGCAAAATAGTTCTGACCCCTTGA